In Streptomyces rapamycinicus NRRL 5491, the genomic stretch CCCGGATCCGGGCCCGGTGCACATCGACGGTCTTGGCGCTGATGCCGAGCCGGGTGGCGATGCGCTTGTTGGGCACGCCGTCGACGGACAGCGCGAGCACCTCCCGTTCACGGGCGGTCAGCCGGTCCAGACCGGCCCGCAGTTCCCGCTGGACGGCGACCCGCTCGAAGCGTTCCCGCGCGGTGCGCCGCGCGGCCTGCACGACGTCCAGCATGTGCTGGGGGTCGTAGGGCTTCTCGAGGAAGTCGACCGCGCCGTTCTGCAGGGCGCGCACGGACATTCGGATGTCGCCGTGCGCGGAGACGAAGACGACGGGCATCGGCGCGCCCGTCTCGTTCAGCAACTGCTGTACGTCGAATCCGCTCAGCTCGGGCATGCGGACGTCCAGGACCAGGCAGGCGGGCCGGTCACGGTCGTAGGAGCGCAGGAAGGCCCGGGCGTCGTGGAAGCGCTCCGAGCGGATGCCGACCGACTCGAGGAGCCAGGCGAGCGATTCGCTCAGCTCCTCGTCGTCGTCCAGGATGTAGACGAGGGACATCTCAGCCGTCCCGCCGGTGAACCCGGTCGAGCCCCCGGATGCGGAAGGTCATGAGGCGGCCTCCTTCAGCCGTTCGGCCCGGCGCCGCGCCTGGCGGTCGGGGTCCGGCACCGGCGCCGCGAGCAACAGCCGCCGCGTGTAGGCGTGCTCCGGTGCCTCGGTGACCTGGGCGGCGGCGCCCGTCTCCACGATGTCGCCACGGTACAGCACGGCCACCCGGTGGCTGATGTGCCGGACCACGGACAGATCATGGGTGACGAAGAGGTACGCCACGCCCGTGGCCTCCTGGATCTCGGTGAACAGGTCGAGCACCCGGGCCTGCGTCGTCAGGTCGAGGGCGCTGACCGGTTCATCGCAGACGATGAGCCTGGGGTCCCGGCACAGGGCGCGCGCGATGGCGATCCGCTGGCGCTGGCCACCGGAGAACTCCCGGGGCAGCCGGCGCACCGAGTCGTGCGGGAGGTACACACGGTCGAGCAGGGTCCGCACCCGCTGTTCCGCGTCCCGCCGGGCGACGCCGGTCACCAGCAGCGGTTCGGTGAGGATGTCCAGGACCGTCATGGCCGGGTTCAGCGAGGTGAACGGGTCCTGGAAGACCACCTGGATGTCCTTGCTGAGCGCGCGCCGCTCCCGCTTGCCGAGCCGGGAGATGGCCCTTCCGCCGTACCGGACCTCACCGCCGGTGACGGGCGCGAGGCCGAGGACGGCCCGGCCCAGGGTGGTCTTGCCGGAGCCGGACTCGCCGACCAGGCCCAGGGTCTCACCGGGGGCGATGGTCAGGGAGATGCCGTGCAGGACCCGGAAGGGTTTCCCGCCACGGCCCTTCCCGGGGTACTCCACCACGACGTCGTCGAGTTCGAGGAGCGGAGCGGTCATGACGTCACCCCCTTGAGAGGCTGATCGGCACACGGGGGGCCGGACGGTTCGCCCCGGACCGGACCGCCGTCGAGCGTCGAGGCCAGCAGCGTCCGGGTGTACGGGTGCCCGGGCGCCGCGAAGATCTGCCGCATCGGCGCCGTCTCCACGATCCGCCCGCCCCGCATCACCGCGACCCGGTCGCAGATGTCGGCCACCACGCCGAAGTCGTGGGTGACCAGGACCATCCCCATGGCGTGCTCCTGCTGGAGGGAGCGCATCAGGTCCAGCACCTCGGCCTGGACGGTGACGTCCAGGGCCGTGGTCGGCTCGTCGGCGATCAGCAGCCGGGGGTCGCAGGAGACGGCACCGGCGATGAGCACACGCTGCGCCATACCACCCGAGACCTGATGCGGATACGCCCTGAACACCCGCTCCGGATCGGGGATGCCGACCCGCTCCAGCAGCCCCAGCGCCCTGGTGCGGGCCTCGGCGCGGGACAGCCCGAGGTGGGTGCGCATGGGCTCCACGAGCTGGAAGC encodes the following:
- a CDS encoding response regulator transcription factor; translated protein: MSLVYILDDDEELSESLAWLLESVGIRSERFHDARAFLRSYDRDRPACLVLDVRMPELSGFDVQQLLNETGAPMPVVFVSAHGDIRMSVRALQNGAVDFLEKPYDPQHMLDVVQAARRTARERFERVAVQRELRAGLDRLTAREREVLALSVDGVPNKRIATRLGISAKTVDVHRARIREKTGAESIAALVHDILRLGLRPPAER
- a CDS encoding ATP-binding cassette domain-containing protein, translating into MTAPLLELDDVVVEYPGKGRGGKPFRVLHGISLTIAPGETLGLVGESGSGKTTLGRAVLGLAPVTGGEVRYGGRAISRLGKRERRALSKDIQVVFQDPFTSLNPAMTVLDILTEPLLVTGVARRDAEQRVRTLLDRVYLPHDSVRRLPREFSGGQRQRIAIARALCRDPRLIVCDEPVSALDLTTQARVLDLFTEIQEATGVAYLFVTHDLSVVRHISHRVAVLYRGDIVETGAAAQVTEAPEHAYTRRLLLAAPVPDPDRQARRRAERLKEAAS